A stretch of Brassica napus cultivar Da-Ae chromosome C6, Da-Ae, whole genome shotgun sequence DNA encodes these proteins:
- the LOC106389747 gene encoding RNA-binding protein Y14, which translates to MANLEPETVDFEPEEDDLMDEDGAAADLSPRAANPRLRSTIAGANDDSAQRKTKGRGFREEKDSDRQRRLSSRDFDSLGSDGGPGPQRSIEGWIILVTGVHEEAQEDDISNAFGDFGEIKSLHLNLDRRTGFVKGYALIEYEKSEEAQNAIKAMNGAELLTQNVSVDWAFSNGPNAGSYRRRNMRSGRSQRSRSPRRRF; encoded by the exons ATGGCGAACCTAGAACCCGAAACAGTCGATTTCGAGCCAGAGGAGGATGACCTCATGGACGAAGACGGTGCAGCAGCTGATCTTTCCCCACGCGCTGCGAATCCGCGGCTTAGGTCTACTATCGCCGGAGCGAACGACGATTCAGCTCAGAGGAAGACCAAAGGCCGTGGCTTTCGCGAGGAGAAAGATTCCGATCGCCAGCGCCGCCTTTCCTCCCGAGATTTCGATTCACTCGGTTCCGATGGTGGTCCCGGCCCTCAGAGAt CCATCGAGGGGTGGATTATTTTGGTGACTGGAGTTCATGAGGAGGCACAGGAAGATGATATATCGAATGCTTTTGGTGATTTTGGGGAGATTAAGAGTTTACATCTCAATCTCGATCGCCGTACTGGTTTTGTCAAG GGTTATGCTTTGATAGAATATGAGAAGAGTGAAGAAGCACAGAATGCTATCAAAGCAATGAATGGTGCTGAGCTTCTTACACAGAACGTCAGCGTTGACTGGGCCTTCAGCAATGGACCCAATGCTGGATCTTACAGGAGAAGGAACATGAG GTCTGGGAGGTCACAACGTTCAAGAAGTCCGAGAAGACGTTTCTGA
- the LOC106384631 gene encoding uncharacterized protein LOC106384631 yields MVMNYNSAVLGIVAKLRNCGETITESQMLEKTYTTFYKSHITPQQQYRLRGYTKFSELIVALLIAEKNNELLIKNHMTRPTGSKPFPEANTLDAKKPVKKNKAFRSRGRGRLNYRRRGRKYNLQDRKSFQWVRSEQSPNGKEHQGNTSQKREEACFRCGTKGHWSRLCRTPAHLCALYKESVKGKEKEVNFAEHSEGTTHLDASDFVNDFEETAITEA; encoded by the coding sequence atggtgATGAATTACAATTCTGCTGTGTTAGGAATTGTGGCCAAATTGAGAAATTGTGGTGAAACGATCACCGAATCTCAAATGCTTGAGAAGACATACACCACATTCTACAAGAGCCACATCACCCCACAACAACAGTACAGGTTGCGGGGATATACCAAATTTTCGGAATTGATTGTGGCGCTTCTCATAGCAGAAAAGAACAATGAGCTTCTGATCAAGAATCACATGACTCGTCCAACTGGTTCTAAACCGTTTCCTGAAGCAAACACATTAGATGCGAAGAAACCAGTCAAGAAAAATAAGGCCTTTCGGAGTCGCGGTCGTGGCCGTCTAAACTACCGTAGACGTGGACGAAAGTACAATCTACAAGATAGGAAGTCATTCCAGTGGGTCCGCTCTGAGCAATCCCCTAATGGAAAAGAACACCAAGGAAATACCTCCCAGAAGCGAGAAGAAGCTTGTTTCAGATGTGGTACTAAGGGACATTGGTCTCGTTTATGTCGTACCCCTGCACACCTTTGTGCTCTATACAAGGAGTCCGTCAaagggaaagaaaaagaagtaaaCTTTGCGGAACACTCTGAGGGTACAACGCACCTCGATGCGTCTGACTTTGTGAATGATTTCGAGGAGACTGCTATCACGGAAGCCTAA
- the LOC125588311 gene encoding glutathione S-transferase T3-like translates to MDSTNPYTRPSNFTDLLNSQQDSDLPKKERKKWSVSDDLVLISAWLNTSKDPVVSNEQKAGAFWKRIANYFAASPKVARGEEREPIQCKQRWQKVNDLVCKFCGAYAAATKQKTSGQSESDVVKLAHQIFYNDHKMKFYLHHAWEELKNDQKWCALASTKIDGPQSSGGKRRRCEDGAQSACSEATTNRADPTARPPGVKASKGACGKRPMVDQQGVTQFQNMVSIKEKDMSIKEKDMALKERLSKMGLLGNLISKTEPLSEYEEALKQKLITEMLGD, encoded by the exons ATGGATTCTACGAATCCATATACTCGGCCTTCCAATTTCACTGACCTGTTGAACAGTCAACAAGACAGTGACCTTCCT aagaaagaaagaaagaaatggtcTGTCTCTGATGATTTAGTGCTCATTAGCGCCTGGTTAAACACCAGCAAGGATCCGGTAGTAAGCAATGAGCAGAAAGCAGGAGCTTTCTGGAAGCGCATTGCCAATTACTTTGCAGCTAGTCCAAAGGTGGCAAGAGGTGAAGAACGAGAGCCTATTCAGTGTAAACAAAGGTGGCAAAAGGTGAACGATCTTGTTTGCAAGTTCTGTGGAGCTTATGCGGCTGCAACAAAGCAGAAAACAAGTGGTCAGAGTGAAAGTGATGTTGTTAAACTGGCACACCAAATCTTCTACAACGACCATAAGATGAAATTCTACCTTCACCATGCTTGGGAGGAGCTGAAAAATGACCAGAAATGGTGTGCGCTTGCGAGTACTAAGATTGATGGACCACAATCATCAGGCGGTAAGAGGAGGAGGTGTGAGGATGGAGCGCAATCAGCTTGCTCTGAAGCAACCACTAATCGAGCTGATCCTACCGCACGTCCTCCTGGTGTTAAGGCATCGAAAGGAGCATGTGGTAAGAGACCAATGGTAGATCAGCAGGGTGTCACTCAGTTTCAAAACATGGTGTCTATCAAAGAGAAAGACATGTCTATCAAAGAGAAAGACATGGCACTGAAAGAGAGACTCTCGAAGATGGGACTTCTAGGCAATCTCATTTCAAAAACAGAGCCACTCTCGGAATATGAAGAAGCGCTTAAGCAGAAGCTAATCACAGAGATGTTGGGTGATTAG